Proteins co-encoded in one Alphaproteobacteria bacterium genomic window:
- the csrA gene encoding carbon storage regulator CsrA — MLYLSRKIGESIIINNSIELTVIEVRGKTVKLGFDFPPDATVLRKEIYEKIMAENMAAAQSGMDIEGDFAEVEFDMSAFDELGKK, encoded by the coding sequence ATGCTTTATCTTTCTCGAAAGATTGGTGAATCGATTATCATCAATAACTCCATTGAACTGACCGTAATAGAAGTTCGTGGCAAGACAGTAAAATTGGGATTTGATTTCCCGCCGGATGCGACGGTGCTTCGCAAAGAGATCTACGAAAAGATCATGGCCGAGAACATGGCGGCTGCCCAATCGGGGATGGACATAGAGGGTGACTTCGCGGAAGTGGAGTTTGATATGTCAGCATTCGACGAGTTGGGGAAAAAGTGA
- a CDS encoding EscU/YscU/HrcU family type III secretion system export apparatus switch protein — translation MLEGAAAPNDAVKTTKAVALEYDRATDDAPRITASGKGAVAEQILAVAFANNIKVREDAELVEILSLVDVDSPIPLEAFAAVAEILTYVYQANASYKQRSVT, via the coding sequence ATTCTCGAAGGCGCTGCCGCACCAAACGATGCGGTGAAGACAACCAAAGCGGTTGCGCTGGAATATGACCGCGCGACCGATGATGCGCCACGCATTACCGCAAGTGGTAAGGGTGCAGTGGCCGAGCAAATCCTTGCCGTAGCGTTTGCGAATAATATCAAAGTGCGTGAGGATGCTGAGTTGGTAGAAATTCTGTCGCTGGTGGATGTGGATTCGCCCATCCCGCTTGAAGCGTTTGCGGCGGTTGCAGAAATCCTCACCTATGTGTATCAAGCAAATGCATCTTATAAACAGCGCAGCGTGACATGA
- a CDS encoding FliO/MopB family protein: MDALYIAQVVFSLAVVLGLIWLTSYIVKRLGLDKKLSGSRSISGALSVTDTLYLDARRKLVVVKHKTREYVLLLSGDSATCIETRESSDDK; the protein is encoded by the coding sequence ATGGACGCACTCTATATTGCGCAAGTTGTTTTCTCCCTCGCGGTTGTGTTAGGCCTTATTTGGCTGACCAGCTATATTGTAAAGCGCTTGGGCTTGGATAAAAAACTCAGTGGTTCACGCAGTATCTCGGGAGCGCTTTCTGTCACCGATACACTTTATTTGGATGCGCGACGTAAGCTGGTGGTGGTGAAGCATAAGACACGCGAATATGTCTTGCTGCTAAGCGGCGATTCTGCCACCTGTATCGAAACACGTGAGAGTAGCGATGATAAATAA
- the fliP gene encoding flagellar type III secretion system pore protein FliP (The bacterial flagellar biogenesis protein FliP forms a type III secretion system (T3SS)-type pore required for flagellar assembly.): MINKRWIMALGAVLLALPAAAFAQQLSLDMGEGGGSATARMIQIVALITMLSIAPSLLLMVTSFTRIIIVLSFVRTALGTATTPPNQVLIALSMFLTFFIMAPTFKTSYEEGILPLVEERISEEEAMKKAAEPFHKFMLFHAREKDLNLFMSISKTKVEKPEMTPYEVLIPAFMISELRRAFEIGFLIFIPFLIIDLLVASILMAMGMMMLPPVVISLPFKLIFFVLVDGWYMVAGSLVRSFGGL; the protein is encoded by the coding sequence ATGATAAATAAACGTTGGATCATGGCATTGGGTGCTGTGTTGTTGGCATTGCCAGCAGCCGCCTTTGCGCAGCAGCTCTCGCTGGATATGGGCGAGGGTGGTGGCTCGGCCACTGCACGGATGATTCAGATTGTCGCGCTCATCACCATGCTGTCGATTGCGCCATCATTGCTGCTGATGGTGACGTCATTTACCCGTATTATTATTGTTCTTTCCTTTGTGCGCACCGCGCTAGGTACGGCAACGACGCCGCCTAACCAAGTTCTGATTGCGCTTTCCATGTTCTTAACTTTCTTCATCATGGCGCCGACATTCAAAACTTCCTATGAAGAAGGTATCTTGCCGCTTGTTGAAGAGCGCATCAGCGAAGAAGAGGCGATGAAGAAAGCCGCCGAGCCATTCCATAAATTCATGTTATTCCATGCGCGGGAAAAAGACCTCAATCTATTCATGTCGATCAGCAAAACCAAGGTCGAGAAACCTGAAATGACCCCGTATGAAGTGCTGATTCCAGCATTCATGATCAGTGAGTTGCGCCGCGCATTTGAAATCGGATTTTTGATCTTTATTCCATTCCTGATCATCGACCTTTTGGTGGCTTCCATCCTCATGGCGATGGGCATGATGATGTTGCCGCCTGTGGTAATTTCTTTGCCATTCAAGCTCATTTTCTTCGTGCTGGTGGATGGTTGGTACATGGTGGCGGGCAGCTTGGTGCGCTCGTTTGGTGGGTTATAG